One Drechmeria coniospora strain ARSEF 6962 chromosome 01, whole genome shotgun sequence genomic region harbors:
- a CDS encoding GDP-mannose pyrophosphorylase, whose product MSHHVSAASRAKGQGTTKAVILVGGPSRGTRFRPLSLDVPKPLFEVAGHPIIWHCLSAIARVPINIKDVYIIGYYDESVFSDFIKDSAKEFPSITIRYLREYQALGTAGGLYHFRDAILKGRPERLFVLNADVCCSFPLAEMLKLFVDRDAEAVILGTRVSDDAATNFGCIVSDAHTRRVLHYVEKPESHISNLINCGVYLFSTDSIFPSIKSAIKRRLDRPSRLVSYPSSENLESYDMPSSSPEVEEDDESSQNEVIRLEQDILGDMADCKQFYVYETKDFWRQIKTAGSAVPANALYLQKAWQSENPELAQPSANIVVPVFIHPTAQVHPTAKLGPNVSIGPRVVVGAGARIKDSIVLEDSEIKHDACVLYSIIGWGSRVGAWARVEGTPTPVSSHSTSIVKNGVKVQSVTILGKDCGVGDEVRVQNCVCLPFKELKRIQDVSNEVIM is encoded by the exons atGTCGCACCACGTCTCCGCAGCGAGCCGGGCCAAGGGCCAGGGAACAACCAAAGCCGTCATCCTG GTTGGCGGTCCTTCTCGCGGCACTCGCTTTCGCCCCCTCTCCCTCGACGTCCCCAAGCCCCTCTTCGAGGTGGCTGGCCATCCCATCATCTGGCACTGCCTCTCGGCCATCGCGCGGGTCCCGATCAACATCAAGGACGTCTACATCATAGGCTACTACGATGAGTCTGTCTTTAGCGATTTCATCAAGGACTCGGCCAAGGAGTTCCCTTCCATCACCATCCGCTACCTGCGCGAGTATCAGGCCCTCGGCACTGCCGGCGGCCTCTACCACTTCCGCGACGCCATCCTCAAGGGCCGCCCCGAACGCCTCTTTGTCCTCAACGCCGACGTCTGCTGCTCTTTCCCCCTCGCCGAGATGCTGAAGCTCTTTGTCGATCGAGACGCCGAagccgtcatcctcggcacccGCGTGAGTGACGACGCTGCCACCAACTTCGGATGCATCGTCTCCGACGCCCACACCCGCCGAGTCCTGCACTACGTCGAGAAACCAGAGTCGCACATCAGCAATCTAATCAACTGCGGTGTCTACCTCTTCTCCACCGACAGCATTTTCCCCTCCATCAAGTCGGCCATCAAGCGCCGGCTCGATCGCCCAAGCCGCCTGGTGTCGTACCCGTCCTCGGAGAACCTTGAGAGCTACGACATGCCCTCGTCAAGTCCCGAAGTcgaagaggatgacgagAGCAGTCAGAACGAGGTCATTCGTCTGGAACAGGACATTCTTGGCGACATGGCCGACTGCAAGCAGTTTTACGTCTACGAGACCAAGGACTTCTGGCGCCAGATCAAgacggccggctcggccgtGCCCGCCAACGCCCTGTACCTGCAAAAGGCCTGGCAGTCCGAAAACCCTGAGCTCGCTCAGCCGAGCGCCAACATCGTCGTCCCGGTCTTCATCCACCCGACAGCTCAGGTGCACCCGACGGCCAAACTCGGTCCGAACGTGAGCATTGGTccccgcgtcgtcgtcggcgccggcgcccgtATCAAGGACAGCATCGTGCTCGAGGACTCGGAGATCAAGCACGACGCATGCGTGCTCTACTCCATCATCGGCTGGGGCAGTCGCGTCGGCGCCTGGGCCCGCGTCGAGGGCACCCCCACACCCGTTTCCAGCCACTCCACGAGCATCGTAAAGAATGGCGTCAAGGTCCAAAGCGTCACCATTCTCGGCAAGGactgcggcgtcggcgacgaggtgcgcGTGCAAAACTGCGTCTGTCTCCCGTTCAAGGAGCTAAAGAGG ATTCAGGATGTTTCGAATGAGGTCATCATGTGA
- a CDS encoding putative UDP-galactose transporter produces MSILQTGRKSSGSRSVGRHGAKKNLSLVMLTFQNSALILVMHYSRVMPPSGDHRYFTSTAVFLNELVKLVISLTLAILEASKTLAPNTPVTTMFEQIYNAVFSGDGWKLTFPAALYTVQNLLQYAAVGNLDPVHFQVLYQIKILTTAIFSVCLLRRHLGCKSWLSLIILTFGVSVVSFPSRNSALDDLLLHGIPNHYFPRSKHELGQAVDAGSPDVHLTKRSATYEGIANDLPSPEPLMNYSVGVTAAVVSAVVSGLAAVYFERILKDSPTQASLWIRNIQLSFYSLIAALFGGVIWQDGSGIRQHGFFEGYNWIVWAAVLSQAAGGLISSLVIRDADSIAKNFATSISIVLSFVVSVLVFELKVTLPFLIGTSLVLFATYLYSVPEHSLHAPPLLIANFEKPAIERSLTPGIMARTNNPELLQSDPFDSKAVALSTSRPSSPKLRAR; encoded by the exons ATGTCGATCCTCCAAACCGGCCGCAAGAGCAGTGGTAGCCGTTCCGTCGGACGACATGGCGCCAAGAAAAACCTGTCCTTGGTCATG CTGACCTTTCAAAACTCGGCGCTGATACTC GTCATGCACTACTCGCGCGTAATGCCTCCTTCCGGCGACCATCGTTATTTTACCTCGaccgccgtcttcctcaacgagctcgtcaagctcgTCATCTCCCTGACCCTCGCCATACTCGAAGCATCCAAAACACTCGCCCCGAACACGCCCGTGACGACCATGTTTGAGCAGATCTACAacgccgtcttctccggcGACGGTTGGAAGCTCACCTTCCCAGCAGCATTGTACACTGTCCAGAACTTGCTGCAGTACGCGGCGGTTGGCAACCTGGACCCTGTACATTTTCAAGTGCTTTACCAGATCAAG ATCCTGACTACGGCCATCTTTAGCGTCTGTCTTCTCCGCCGACATCTTGGGTGCAAGAGCTGGCTGTCTCTCATTATCCTCACCTTCGGCGTCTCGGTCGTCTCCTTTCCGTCGCGAAACTCAGCCCTGGACGACTTACTTTTGCACGGCATTCCCAATCACTATTTCCCCCGATCCAAACACGAACTCGGCCAGGCTGTCGATGCAGGATCACCCGATGTCCATTTGACCAAACGATCGGCCACGTACGAGGGAATCGCCAACGACCTGCCGTCCCCTGAACCCCTGATGAACTACTCCGTTGGTGTgacggctgccgtcgtctccgccgtcgtctccggccTTGCTGCCGTTTACTTCGAGAGGATCCTCAAGGACAGCCCGACCCAAGCGAGTCTCTGGATTCGCAACATCCAACTGAGCTTCTACTCTCTCATTGCTGCCCTCTTTGGCGGCGTCATTTGGCAGGACGGGAGTGGGATTCGTCAGCACGGCTTCTTCGAGGGCTATAATTGGATCGTCTGGGCAGCCGTCCTATCGCAGGCTGCTGGCGGCTTGATCTCCAGCCTAGTGATCCGCGACGCGGACAGCATCGCTAAAAATTTTGCCACGAGTATTAGCATTGTCCTTAGCTTTGTCGTCAGCGTGTTGGTCTTTGAACTGAAAGTGACCCTGCCG TTTCTCATTGGCACCTCGCTCGTCCTTTTCGCCACATACCTCTACAGCGTGCCCGAACATAGCCTCCAtgcgccgccgctgctcaTCGCCAACTTCGAGAAGCCCGCTATCGAACGGAGCCTGACACCCGGGATCATGGCTCGGACCAATAATCCAGAACTCCTCCAATCAGACCCTTTCGATTCCAAGGCCGTCGCCCTTTCGACCAGCCGGCCAAGCAGTCCGAAACTACGAGCCAGGTGA
- a CDS encoding hypothetical protein (related to hexose transporter protein): MIVPALSLANHGVVRCNVEEPVDTKAETRSFENVVWYKEPHLRKLYFLTSFLLIGSATTGFDGMLQNTSQQMDGWKSFFPEYADANKLGILINMYNIGSIVSFFLSPYMADVLGRKPTIMTGCIVMLVGACITTFSNGYAMYLGGRFVIGFGNALSHICSPMLLTEICHPQHRGPLTTVYNCLWNLGSLLVSVIGWGTGSIPNNWSWRSITLIQAVPSILQLVGIWWVPESPRFLVNRDRGDEALAILAKHHGGGDVNNATVLFEYREIKETIEADRKSKKATSYLDLLKTRGNRWRLAIILSLAVISQYSGNALFSNYIDIIYEGAGIKEQNRKLALSAGKTIVDLLISVGAALSVDKIGRRPLFLTAISGMVLSFVSWTVTGAVYESSAFTSPSGATQYRNTGAGHAQIAFVWLFGIFYDIGFSGLLVAYALEILPFHLRAKGMVILNITVQAVLAVGNQTNKLAWDGLPKHWNFMLFYTLWDFGELLLVYFLYVETKGPTLEEIACIFDGDDAVPRIDFERVTKDARATAMGDESETSAIKAA; this comes from the exons atGATCGTACCCGCCTTGTCACTTGCCAACCATGGCGTTGTCCGTTGCAATGTCGAGGAACCTGTCGACACAAAGGCCGAGACACGGTCGTTCGAGAACGTCGTTTGGTACAAGGAGCCTCATCTGCGCAAGCTCTACTTTCTGACGAGCTTCCTCCTCATTGGTTCGGCGACGACCGGCTTCGATGGCATGTTGCAGAACACGTCCCAGCAGATGGACGGCTGGAAATCTTTCTTCCCCGagtacgccgacgccaacaAGCTCGGTATCCTCATCAACATGTACAACATTGGATCCATCGTCTCCTTCTTCCTCTCGCCCTACATGGCTGACGTGCTGGGACGCAAGCCGACCATCATGACGGGATGCATCGTCATGCTGGTCGGTGCCTGCATCACCACCTTCAGCAACGGCTACGCGA TGTACCTGGGCGGCCGCTTCGTCATCGGCTTCGGCAACGCACTGTCCCATATATGCTCGCCGATGCTCCTCACGGAAATCTGCCACCCTCAGCACCGCGGGCCGCTGACGACGGTCTACAACTGTCTCTGGAACCTTGGCTCGCTAC tcgtctccgtcatcgGCTGGGGCACCGGCTCGATCCCGAACAACTGGTCGTGGCGGTCCATCACGTTGATCCAAGCGGTGCCTTCGATtctccagctcgtcggcatctgGTGGGTGCCCGAGTCGCCTCGATTCTTGGTCAACAGGGatcgaggcgacgaggccctcgccatcctcgccaagcaccacggcggcggcgacgtcaacAACGCGACCGTCTTGTTCGAGTATCGCGAGATCAAGGAGACGATAGAGGCCGATCGCAAGTCGAAGAAAGCGACGAGCTATCTCGACTTACTCAAGACGCGGGGCAATCGCTGGAGACTGGCCATCATACTTtcgctcgccgtcatctCGCAATATTCCGGAAACGCACTCTTCTCCAACTACATTGACATCATCTACGAAGGAGCCGGCATCAAGGAGCAAAACAGGAAGCTAGCT CTGAGCGCCGGCAAGACCATCGTCGATCTCTTGATATCGGTCGGAGCTGCCTTGAGTGTCGACAAGATCGGTCGTCGACCGTTGTTCCTGACGGCCATTTCGGGCATGGTCCTGTCCTTTGTCTCTTGGACCGTCACGGGGGCCGTGTATGAAAGTTCGGCCTTCACCAGCCCATCTGGCGCGACGCAGTACAGAAACACCGGCGCAGGCCACGCCCAGATTGCCTTTGTATGGCTTTTCGGCATCTTCTACGACATTGGTTTCTCGGGCCTGCTTGTTGCCTACGCCCTTGAGATCCTTCCTTTTCACCTGCGAGCCAAAG GCATGGTCATACTGAACATTACGGTACAGGCCGTACTGGCCGTCGGGAA TCAAACCAACAAGCTCGCATGGGATGGCCTACCGAAACACTGGAACTTCATGCTCTTCTACACCCTCTGGGATTTTGGCGAGCTTCTCCTGGTCTATTTCCTTTACGTGGAGACCAAGGGGCCGACGCTGGAGGAAATTGCGTGCATctttgacggcgacgacgccgtgccgCGCATCGATTTTGAGCGTGTCACAAAGGATGCTCGAGCGACGGCCATGGGTGACGAGAGTGAAACATCGGCCATCAAGGCCGCTTGA
- a CDS encoding DUF967 domain protein, translating into MPQSVWKRKFPSGYGLEKALAATRSSGQPEPIESPPSEVSDLLDADVGGNGFTLASWTASDAWELGHLLHARLSSWGSSRPALISISLASGLVLFQSATGSGLTPDNGVWVARKRKTVLRFGVSSWLVGRKFGGDEGAFAAKYGLSPDQASEYAIHGGGVPIRVAGVEGVVAVVVVSGLKQNEDHGVISEVIRKNWTTE; encoded by the exons ATGCCCCAATCTGTCTGGAAGCGCAAATTTCCATCGGGCTACGGCCTCGAGAAGGCCCTTGCCGCGACGCGATCCTCGGGACAGCCAGAGCCGATTGAGAGCCCGCCCAGCGAG GTGTCCGATCTGCTCGACGCGGACGTCGGTGGCAACGGCTTTACCCTTGCCTCCTGGACGGCCTCGGATGCCTGGGAGCTGGGTCACCTACTGCACGCCCGGCTGTCGTCGTGGGGGTCTTCACGCCCGGCCCTCATCTCCATCAGCCTCGCCAGCGGTCTCGTCCTTTTCCAGAGCGCGACAGGTTCGGGCCTCACGCCTGACAACGGCGTGTGGGTGGCGCGGAAGCGGAAGACGGTCCTGCGATTCGGCGTGAGCAgctggctcgtcggccggaaatttggcggtgacgagggcgcctTTGCGGCCAAGTACGGCCTTTCGCCCGACCAGGCATCCGAGTACGCcatccacggcggcggcgtgccgatccgcgtcgccggcgtcgaaggcgtcgtcgccgtcgtcgtcgtgagcGGGCTGAAGCAGAACGAGGATCACGGCGTGATTTCTGAAGTTATTCGGAAGAACTGGACGACCGAGTAG
- a CDS encoding Dynamin, GTPase domain protein: MPGRVAIPHMRQPIKDESDRNDDPDGPLSDDSDTSSSNQTHRNARSDAPALSEHTTGTEPLLREVRVHPSLVATGASNSEGNFFHTSFQDIGKKLKDFNDTLGELQQLGVSHDVQLLPELVLVGDQSAGKSSLMSGLANLDLPRSEGTCTRCPLHIRVSRNNTWSCRVWLRKAYVYQPPPDRPICEKDVTPQDPFFPWRQLPASTVVEFKSMQDKSEIEDVLRWAQIAILNDNKNHTLFVPGSGPIALNTPIATAAEETLAKFSPNVVALEIKGPDLPDLSFYDMPGIFQNPADDRDDYLVHVVRNLSSDYMSHPSAIVICSMPMNSDAENSSTFRLTRRLKASSRTIGVLTKADLLPEGGNHDQWLAIMKGEAHTAGLGYFITSRPQGLDLDALKAWEECIFEARTTQHWPSSFHQFTERCGVERLKDFLSVRLGEEFAKSLPKIKQKLENHLEKINKELSILPELPDNVELKVRTGLMSFADSARFQLDKFIRHFNKLPRSFRNCLLEIKPKFTLRDRTDIPVLEISDDESDAVSVMTNNTTPTAKRHATFGATPSKRMRMETSTGMSTGGSTGGGAPHSNGINTEGANGARASASLPPPSSARGSILQEPFTEFRKIGHGFRTLRQVRQEMQAKTKAGMPDRVSDEVYFDMVKEAITPWDRPTMALMTQAMRELQSLLETTLGTALAGLKKRSIYQEAKKYVRKCLEEHCKETEAALMQLYEDERERLLTFNDEAFKEYCDSEQVILTRFRHKMRLESAGLPSRPLGEWSDFTDEKRSQDVKRREAEVSKIGPDQFAREIEVISYVRAYYRLAALRFADAVSQRILCRMIPAIRMKLPDYLEESLGLRGPDTQAVYERLMAEDEKTAKKREMLKRERNKFTKALASIELLETGAGSGDVEMLDESTQPLSRIMDADHQDDDLGET; the protein is encoded by the exons ATGCCTGGCCGTGTCGCTATTCCTCACATGAGGCAGCCAATCAAGGACGAATCAGATAGGAACGATGACCCGGACGGCCCTCTGTCCGACGACTCTGACACCTCATCATCCAACCAAACCCACCGAAATGCACGATCGGATGCCC CAGCTCTCAGTGAGCATACGACAGGGACGGAACCCTTGCTTAGGGAAGTTAGAGTTCATCCCAGCCTTGTGGCCACGGGCGCATCGAACTCGGAAGGGAACTTTTTCCACACGTCCTTCCAGGACATTGGAAAAAAGCTGAAGGATTTCAACGACACTCTCGGCGAGCTTCAGCAATTGGGCGTGTCTCACGATGTTCAGCTGCTccccgagctcgtcctcgtcggcgaccagTCCGCTGGCAAGTCCAGCCTGATGTCGGGACTGGCCAATCTGGACCTCCCGCGCAGCGAAGGCACCTGCACGCGCTGCCCGTTGCACATCAGGGTGTCAAGGAACAACACATGGTCGTGCCGCGTATGGCTGAGAAAGGCATACGTATATCAGCCTCCTCCTGACAGACCAATCTGCGAAAAGGATGTGACACCGCAAGACCCATTCTTTCCGTGGCGACAGCTGCCAGCCTCGACCGTGGTCGAGTTCAAGTCGATGCAGGACAAGAGCGAAATTGAGGATGTCTTGCGCTGGGCGCAGATCGCCATCTTGAACGACAACAAGAACCACACTCTCTTCGTCCCAGGATCCGGCCCAATTGCGTTGAACACGCCAattgcgacggcggcggaagaAACCCTTGCAAAATTCTCACCTAACGTGGTGGCCCTTGAGATCAAGGGCCCTGATCTTCCCGATTTGTCCTTTTATGACATGCCGGGAATCTTCCAAAATCCGGCCGACGATAGAGATGACTACCTCGTCCATGTTGTCCGAAACTTATCAAGCGACTACATGTCCCACCCgtccgccatcgtcatctgTTCAATGCCCATGAACAGCGACGCGGAAAACTCCAGTACATTCCGGCTCACCCGACGGCTCAAAGCCTCGAGCCGGACCATTGGCGTCCTTACCAAAGCGGACCTTCTGCCAGAGGGTGGCAACCACGACCAGTGGCTGGCGATCATGAAAGGTGAGGCTCACACGGCGGGCCTCGGCTACTTTATAACTTCACGTCCACAGGGCTTGGACTTGGACGCGTTGAAGGCGTGGGAGGAGTGCATTTTTGAGGCCAGAACGACGCAGCACTGGCCGTCATCGTTCCACCAGTTCACGGAACGGTGCGGTGTTGAGAGGCTCAAGGATTTCCTGTCGGTCCGTCTTGGGGAGGAATTTGCAAAGAG TCTTCCTAAGATCAAACAGAAGCTTGAAAACCATTTGGAAAAGATCAACAAGGAGCTCTCGATCCTGCCGGAGCTGCCCGACAACGTCGAGCTCAAAGTGAGGACGGGGCTCATGAGCTTTGCTGACAGTGCGCGTTTCCAATTGGACAAGTTTATTCGACATTTCAACAAGTTACCGCGCAGCTTTCGCAATTGCCTGTTGGAGATCAAACCCAAGTTTACGTTGAGGGATCGGACTGATATCCCGGTGCTCGAAAtttccgacgacgagtcggacgCCGTGTCGGTCATGACCAACAACACCACTCCGACGGCGAAGCGCCACGCAACCTTTGGCGCGACCCCTTCCAAACGGATGAGAATGGAGACATCGACGGGAATGTCTACGGGGGGCTCgacaggcggcggcgcaccCCATTCCAACGGAATCAACACGGAGGGCGCCAACGGCGCGCGAGCCTCGGCCAGTCTTCCTCCGCCTTCATCGGCCAGAGGATCGATCCTCCAGGAGCCTTTTACCGAGTTCCGCAAAATCGGGCACGGCTTCCGTACCCTGCGGCAGGTGCGCCAGGAAATGCAGGCCAAGACGAAGGCTGGCATGCCTGATCGCGTGTCGGATGAGGTCTACTTCGACATGGTCAAGGAAGCCATCACGCCGTGGGACCGGCCAACGATGGCGCTGATGACGCAAGCAATGCGCGAGTTGCAGTCGCTGCTAGAGACGACGCTCGGCACGGCGCTCGCCGGTCTCAAGAAGCGGTCGATCTACCAGGAGGCGAAAAAGTACGTTCGCAAGTGCCTCGAGGAACACTgcaaggagacggaggcggcgcTCATGCAGCTGTACGAGGACGAACGCGAGCGGCTGCTCACCTTCAACGATGAGGCGTTCAAGGAATACTGCGATTCCGAACAGGTAATCCTCACTCGGTTTCGGCACAAGATGCGACTGGAGTCGGCGGGACTCCCCAGCCGACCGTTGGGCGAGTGGTCCGACTTTACCGACGAGAAGAGATCACAGGACGTGAAGCGACGCGAAGCGGAGGTGTCGAAGATTGGACCGGATCAGTTCGCGCGCGAAATAGAGGTGATCTCGTATGTTAGGGCATATTACCGCCTCGCCGCGCTGCGCTTCGCGGATGCCGTGTCGCAACGAATACTGTGCCGGATGATACCCGCGATCCGGATGAAGCTGCCGGACTATCTCGAGGAGAGCCTTGGCCTGCGCGGCCCCGACACGCAAGCCGTTTACGAGAGGCTtatggccgaggacgagaagacGGCCAAGAAGCGTGAGATGCTGAAGCGTGAGAGGAACAAGTTCACCAAGGCGCTGGCAAGcatcgagctgctcgagacgGGAGCAGGGTCGGGTGATGTGGAGATGCTGGACGAGAGCACGCAGCCTCTGTCACGGATCATGGACGCTGACCACCAGGATGACGACTTGGGCGAGACTTGA